In a single window of the Thermofilum uzonense genome:
- the tatC gene encoding twin-arginine translocase subunit TatC: MVHTGQEEELPEKPLLEHVYDLLETIRRILILHVAFILLLLLAPAPNELPRSYYPILFYAMNITKTYMLDFQNNLFAYPFAKLFGVTGSSVVLIAHGWFDSLTASLYLAALITIAFLAPVTVYYLYKFIEPGLYSHEKRIVKKYIYISLGLFLSGVIYGFFVVMPIVFATAVWIATLGGASLFFSIEEFYNDIFIGSLATGVFFMFPLALLTLHKIGIVNYETLNKNWRIIVFAGYTFLALITPDPTPFSDLALGIPFVGLYFLSMWLIKRAEEKEKH, from the coding sequence GTGGTTCACACGGGCCAGGAAGAAGAGTTACCTGAGAAGCCATTGTTGGAGCATGTCTACGACCTGTTAGAGACCATAAGGAGAATACTCATACTTCACGTGGCTTTTATCCTGCTGCTACTTTTAGCGCCAGCGCCGAATGAGCTTCCAAGGTCATACTATCCCATATTGTTTTACGCGATGAACATAACGAAGACTTATATGCTCGACTTCCAGAACAACTTGTTCGCATACCCCTTCGCCAAGCTTTTCGGCGTCACAGGCTCCAGCGTTGTTCTCATAGCACACGGTTGGTTTGACAGCCTCACAGCATCCCTTTACCTTGCAGCGCTAATAACTATAGCTTTCCTAGCACCCGTGACGGTCTACTATCTTTACAAGTTCATCGAGCCGGGACTTTACTCCCATGAGAAGAGAATAGTTAAAAAGTACATCTATATTTCGCTCGGCCTTTTCCTCTCCGGCGTCATATATGGCTTCTTCGTAGTCATGCCTATAGTCTTCGCGACAGCTGTCTGGATAGCAACTCTCGGAGGGGCCAGCCTCTTCTTCTCAATCGAGGAGTTCTATAACGACATATTTATAGGGAGCCTGGCAACAGGCGTCTTCTTCATGTTCCCCCTAGCCCTCCTGACACTCCACAAGATAGGCATCGTGAACTACGAGACACTGAACAAGAACTGGAGAATAATAGTCTTCGCAGGCTACACCTTCCTGGCGCTTATAACCCCTGACCCGACACCCTTCAGCGACCTGGCCCTAGGAATCCCATTCGTAGGCCTCTACTTCCTCTCTATGTGGCTCATAAAGAGAGCCGAAGAGAAGGAAAAACATTAA
- a CDS encoding ATP-binding cassette domain-containing protein codes for MEVVEAVGLGKRFGLDWGLRNVTLSLSEGLHVLMGPNGSGKTTFLKLVVGLLRPTTGYVKVFGLDPRKDFSLLSKKVSFMFEGLPLPWWMSGEEFAELVFSTRESSPMAAELASSLAVKAYWRKLPLAYSSGMKKRLQLTIALGCEAELYVLDEPFTLLDSASLSKVLSAVRELSLKGKTLLVATHFLPEGFMDMASSIIKFHNGMIVEFQRLEAT; via the coding sequence GTGGAGGTAGTGGAGGCTGTTGGCCTGGGAAAGAGGTTCGGGCTGGATTGGGGTTTGAGAAACGTTACTCTTAGCTTGAGTGAGGGTCTCCACGTCCTCATGGGACCTAATGGCTCGGGCAAGACCACGTTCCTCAAGCTTGTAGTAGGACTACTCAGGCCTACGACGGGTTACGTTAAGGTCTTCGGACTTGATCCGCGTAAGGATTTTAGTCTGCTCTCAAAGAAGGTTTCCTTCATGTTTGAGGGCCTGCCTCTCCCCTGGTGGATGTCGGGTGAAGAATTCGCGGAACTAGTATTCAGTACTCGTGAGTCGTCACCAATGGCTGCAGAACTCGCTTCATCGCTGGCTGTGAAGGCATACTGGCGCAAACTCCCCCTGGCATACTCTAGCGGGATGAAGAAAAGGCTTCAACTCACCATAGCGTTAGGCTGCGAGGCGGAACTCTACGTGCTGGACGAGCCCTTCACGCTACTAGACAGTGCATCCCTAAGCAAAGTGCTAAGTGCTGTCCGGGAGCTAAGCTTAAAAGGAAAAACGCTGCTGGTGGCAACACACTTTTTGCCGGAGGGCTTCATGGATATGGCTTCCAGCATCATCAAATTTCACAACGGGATGATTGTAGAGTTTCAAAGACTGGAGGCCACCTAG
- a CDS encoding protoheme IX farnesyltransferase produces MKATIKDILFGFFKLKQSLLAVWIGILAFLAASGLKPNLYYLFLTILSLTFTVFGSTGLNMVLDADIDSLMPRTSWRPIPSGKLGRLEGALLSLSLLVAGLVIGALVNEWVFIAGLLGFILFVPLYTLFLKRKTPWSTLICGFAGGMPALGGWTAVTGSPGIEGVLLLLLAGFWSNLHIWSLATYYAEDYRKANVPMLPVVKGEKTGLVGALTMGVIVGILTYALWAVGLIGLIGFLLSILPLLVSLFYIVRGLTTGDYKTWSYKAFKMASIYMAVVFLALILK; encoded by the coding sequence GTGAAAGCAACAATCAAGGATATTTTATTCGGCTTCTTCAAGCTTAAACAAAGTCTCCTCGCCGTTTGGATCGGTATCCTTGCTTTCCTAGCTGCTAGTGGTTTAAAACCGAATCTATACTATCTTTTCTTGACCATCCTTTCCTTAACCTTCACCGTGTTCGGTTCCACCGGTCTTAACATGGTCCTTGATGCGGACATCGACTCCCTGATGCCCAGAACCAGTTGGAGGCCTATTCCCTCAGGTAAGCTCGGCAGGCTAGAGGGCGCTTTGTTAAGTCTCTCTCTCCTAGTAGCTGGACTAGTTATAGGAGCACTAGTGAATGAGTGGGTTTTCATAGCGGGACTACTCGGCTTCATCCTCTTCGTACCTCTATACACGCTATTCCTGAAAAGGAAAACTCCTTGGAGTACTCTAATCTGCGGCTTTGCGGGAGGCATGCCGGCACTAGGTGGCTGGACGGCAGTAACCGGCAGTCCAGGTATAGAGGGAGTTTTGCTTCTATTGCTTGCAGGGTTTTGGAGCAATCTACACATATGGAGTCTGGCAACATACTATGCTGAAGATTATAGAAAGGCGAACGTGCCCATGCTACCCGTAGTGAAGGGGGAGAAAACCGGGTTAGTTGGCGCACTAACCATGGGGGTCATCGTGGGTATTCTAACCTACGCGTTGTGGGCTGTAGGCCTAATAGGATTAATTGGATTTCTTCTCTCAATCCTCCCCCTTCTGGTCTCGCTTTTCTACATAGTGAGGGGTTTAACCACGGGAGACTATAAAACTTGGTCCTATAAGGCGTTTAAAATGGCCAGTATATATATGGCGGTCGTCTTCCTCGCCCTCATCTTGAAATGA
- a CDS encoding M1 family aminopeptidase produces the protein MSFVKPGRNFTYPEYEPQWPPNPPLDFLHVTAEVRLNLAQRSLNGKAINIFKALTDIDKLSLHARDMSIISVKVNGSEAKYSYDGENLEVYLPRPASKGEKIEVEVEYRAIQPKAGVWFIPVDRDEPARFVYTQGEPEDTRYWLPTYDYPNRKATVELSIIAPRGLAVVANGVLMGSEVIGDDAKWTFRLDSKIPAYLIAFAVGDFAVKEEKLGNILLQYIVPRGREGDMERSFRYTKDMIRFFEEYTGVKYPYPKYSQVCVDEFVAGGMENASITILTSATLHDELAHVDFRSEPLVSHELAHQWFGDLVTCRDWSHIWLNESFATLMEALWRRKELGEDEFVYDLVSMLDSYLGEYERYSRPIVTRVYKYADEVFDAHSYPKGALVLWTLANIIGEDNFRRGIKAYLEARRESTADTDDLRKALENTAGVSLDSFFEQFVYNAGHPSLTVSWRWEEKEKVLELKVVQGQGEDSLPKYTLPLEVVFKGEGWETRRKFEIREKTHVFYVKLDSKPDCVCIDPDFKVFKALSLDVGPDELLRVVKGCGKLYPRVIAMRELGKKGSARHVEEIKQILVNEDEFWGLRVEAAGALRRIGGFAARKALLDSLNVVKNPRVKRAVIRGLSAFRDEEVARKLSEILSTTTESYYVRAEAAISLARTGYKGALDELKKALEYPSHNHVIAASALEGMGIMGDPEALDVILSYASPGKPLQLRTAAIRALGYFTPNQKIIDAMEQASRSQHPHIRLAVTVAATRSLSPKYLSILEQLKNDVSGRVARSARDAAEAIKKSMERGEEYRKLREELDKLQEEERRLSERVEKLEMRGA, from the coding sequence ATGTCATTTGTAAAACCTGGTAGGAATTTTACTTACCCGGAATACGAGCCCCAATGGCCCCCTAACCCGCCTCTCGACTTTCTACACGTGACGGCCGAGGTCAGGCTTAACCTGGCTCAAAGGAGTCTGAATGGTAAGGCCATAAACATATTCAAGGCACTCACAGACATTGATAAATTGTCCCTGCACGCCAGGGACATGTCTATTATCAGCGTGAAGGTCAACGGTTCTGAGGCTAAGTATTCTTACGACGGGGAGAACCTCGAAGTTTATTTGCCGCGCCCGGCAAGCAAGGGTGAGAAGATAGAGGTCGAGGTAGAATACAGGGCTATACAGCCCAAGGCAGGGGTTTGGTTCATACCAGTTGATAGGGACGAGCCTGCAAGGTTCGTATACACTCAGGGGGAGCCGGAGGACACCAGGTACTGGCTTCCGACGTACGACTACCCTAACAGGAAGGCCACAGTAGAACTCTCGATTATTGCTCCCAGGGGTCTCGCTGTCGTGGCCAACGGAGTCTTGATGGGGAGTGAAGTCATCGGGGATGACGCTAAATGGACTTTCAGGCTCGACTCGAAAATTCCCGCCTACCTTATAGCCTTCGCGGTCGGGGACTTCGCGGTCAAGGAGGAGAAGCTTGGCAACATACTCTTACAGTACATAGTGCCGAGAGGAAGAGAGGGAGATATGGAGAGGAGCTTCAGGTATACTAAAGACATGATAAGGTTCTTCGAGGAGTATACCGGTGTCAAGTACCCGTACCCGAAGTATAGTCAGGTCTGTGTCGACGAGTTTGTCGCGGGAGGCATGGAAAACGCCTCAATAACCATACTTACGAGTGCGACCCTACACGACGAGCTGGCACATGTGGATTTCAGGAGTGAGCCGCTTGTGAGCCACGAGTTGGCGCATCAGTGGTTTGGGGACCTGGTGACGTGCCGTGACTGGTCGCACATCTGGCTTAACGAGAGCTTTGCAACCCTCATGGAGGCGCTATGGAGGAGAAAAGAGCTCGGCGAGGACGAGTTTGTCTACGACCTGGTGAGTATGCTTGACTCCTACCTGGGCGAGTATGAGAGGTATTCGCGTCCGATCGTGACAAGGGTATATAAGTATGCGGACGAGGTCTTCGACGCGCACAGCTACCCTAAGGGTGCCCTGGTTCTGTGGACTCTAGCGAATATTATAGGCGAGGATAACTTTAGGAGGGGGATAAAGGCCTACCTGGAGGCGAGGCGTGAGTCCACTGCTGACACGGATGACCTCAGGAAGGCTCTCGAGAATACAGCTGGAGTCAGCCTAGACTCCTTCTTCGAACAGTTTGTGTATAATGCGGGACACCCGTCCCTCACGGTTTCGTGGAGGTGGGAGGAGAAGGAAAAGGTATTGGAGCTAAAGGTTGTACAGGGTCAGGGCGAGGATTCCCTTCCAAAGTATACATTACCATTAGAGGTAGTGTTTAAGGGTGAAGGATGGGAGACGCGTAGAAAATTCGAGATTCGCGAAAAGACACATGTTTTCTACGTGAAGCTTGACTCCAAGCCTGACTGTGTATGCATAGACCCAGATTTCAAGGTTTTCAAGGCTCTATCGCTTGACGTGGGCCCGGACGAGCTTTTACGAGTGGTGAAGGGCTGTGGGAAGCTTTACCCAAGAGTGATTGCAATGCGAGAGCTTGGGAAGAAGGGGAGCGCACGGCATGTCGAGGAAATCAAGCAGATACTCGTGAACGAGGACGAGTTCTGGGGTCTGCGTGTGGAGGCTGCAGGCGCTCTCAGGAGGATTGGGGGTTTCGCAGCCAGGAAGGCTTTGCTGGACTCCCTTAACGTGGTTAAGAATCCCAGGGTTAAGCGTGCAGTCATAAGGGGCTTATCCGCTTTCAGGGATGAAGAGGTAGCTAGAAAACTCTCAGAAATCTTGTCGACTACAACCGAGAGCTACTACGTGAGGGCAGAGGCCGCTATATCGCTCGCGAGGACTGGTTATAAGGGTGCCTTGGATGAGCTCAAGAAAGCCCTGGAATACCCCTCACATAACCACGTTATTGCCGCGAGCGCTCTTGAGGGCATGGGTATAATGGGAGACCCTGAGGCTCTCGATGTAATACTGAGCTATGCCTCGCCCGGGAAACCGTTACAGCTCAGGACAGCGGCTATCAGGGCCTTAGGATACTTCACGCCAAACCAGAAGATAATCGACGCTATGGAGCAGGCTTCACGAAGCCAGCACCCCCACATACGGCTGGCCGTCACAGTTGCAGCCACAAGGTCGTTGAGCCCGAAGTACCTCTCCATCCTTGAACAATTGAAGAACGATGTCTCCGGGAGGGTTGCCAGGTCGGCAAGAGACGCTGCTGAAGCAATCAAGAAGAGCATGGAGAGGGGAGAGGAGTACAGGAAGCTCCGGGAGGAGTTGGACAAGCTACAGGAAGAGGAGAGGAGACTCTCGGAGAGAGTTGAAAAACTCGAGATGCGTGGAGCCTAG
- a CDS encoding alpha-mannosidase, with protein sequence MSVSLTLNEIERRLFDLLASTFLDFQDYPEWFHEGVRVQLPFYKSLDKYAGLVFENSVNLPGRGGKWLLRLDMTGNGELYVDGSLYQAIDEYHKLVVIDPGEHTLRVTATPRRLFGENPWSLGFLGACAANVMWEEFNTVLAVMDLLSLAKQQETVREALTRAAARISVTPSLLQVYALARTLYGVSPHESSPEYRGLRWDYGYVASVYGPGVYKKILEDTPRPDPSRVQKTVGDVLEELRDLLSDTARTGRVYLFGHAHIDTAWLWPYSETRLKVRRTFSTVVRLAEMGYRFTFVQSGAQNYEWLESIDPLLFNKIKRLVQQGLWLPAGGMWVESDTQLLQGESLARQFLYGQRYFLEKFGRTCRIGWLPDSFGFSAQLPQILRKSGVDVFVTHKVMWNDTNEFPYHAFVWRGLDGSEVATHILVQTYNGVLRVEELQALWDKYKQKDVFPVAVHAYGFGDGGGGPTFTMLERLKLLEKLKLVPELVVAPKEEEYISTLTKSMGKLPVWEGEIYNEFHRGVYTTNLRVKQLVARAENEVMWSDYLSALAYLRGKRLPGSTQAYWKTILRNQFHDVLPGSSCREAYEEAYGELEDALQGLSDLSSSLVELLASEIQAPAGSIVVFNRLPWEAAYVVELPSCKYESPNLLACQELGGTAIAVVRIPSLGYTSLSPSLKPSVRGEARASHKDGKVILENEYLEVVIGREGLVESVMRKGDEFGFVKRTELLVHVDKPGVFDAWDIEKSALRLPPDRLELVEGPKIIMSGPAVASATSIFKYNGSTVRITVSLYSGLEIAELKFVFDWVERSRLLKLWIEAGVETDTAVCHVPFGAVKRPTRAVERRTEAMFEVPALNWVDLSDGSRGLAILSVDRHGYSFDGSRVGVSLLKAASMPNPWSDMGMLETRVYLYPHKSNYHEGSVYRRAYEILAGAKKTVKNSGDGSLPPNGSLLTVKDLLLETLKVSEAGDGVILRLYDLSGKGSKGSVIFPVVGDVYETDIVELHNKLLRDRVCEFFMELRPFEIKTVKFVPRHD encoded by the coding sequence GTGTCCGTAAGCCTCACTCTGAACGAGATTGAGCGTCGCTTATTCGACCTTTTAGCCTCTACTTTTCTGGACTTCCAGGATTACCCTGAATGGTTTCATGAAGGCGTCAGGGTCCAGTTGCCGTTTTACAAGTCGCTTGACAAGTATGCTGGGCTGGTATTTGAGAACAGTGTTAATCTACCTGGTAGAGGGGGGAAGTGGCTGCTACGTTTAGACATGACTGGTAACGGGGAGCTTTATGTGGACGGATCCTTGTACCAGGCTATAGACGAGTACCACAAACTCGTGGTTATAGACCCGGGAGAGCATACGTTGAGGGTTACCGCTACTCCAAGAAGACTGTTTGGCGAGAATCCCTGGAGCCTTGGCTTTCTCGGGGCGTGTGCCGCGAACGTGATGTGGGAGGAATTCAATACCGTGCTAGCGGTAATGGACCTCTTGAGCCTCGCTAAGCAACAAGAAACTGTACGTGAAGCCTTGACCAGGGCAGCCGCGAGGATAAGCGTTACGCCCTCACTGCTCCAAGTCTACGCTCTCGCCAGGACGCTCTACGGTGTCTCCCCCCACGAGAGCAGCCCAGAGTATAGAGGCCTGAGGTGGGACTACGGCTACGTGGCATCAGTGTACGGGCCAGGGGTTTACAAGAAGATTCTTGAGGACACGCCCAGGCCTGATCCCTCCCGGGTGCAGAAAACCGTAGGAGACGTCCTAGAGGAGTTGAGAGACTTGCTTTCAGACACGGCTAGGACTGGCCGAGTATATCTTTTCGGACACGCTCATATCGACACGGCTTGGCTCTGGCCTTACAGTGAGACCAGGTTGAAGGTGAGGAGAACTTTCAGCACTGTTGTAAGGCTTGCAGAAATGGGCTACAGGTTTACTTTTGTCCAGAGCGGGGCTCAGAACTATGAGTGGCTTGAGTCTATTGATCCACTGCTTTTTAACAAGATAAAGAGGCTTGTCCAGCAGGGTCTGTGGCTCCCAGCCGGCGGGATGTGGGTTGAATCGGATACGCAGCTTCTACAGGGAGAGTCTCTAGCAAGACAGTTCCTCTACGGTCAGAGATACTTTCTGGAGAAGTTTGGTAGAACGTGTAGGATCGGCTGGCTACCCGACAGCTTCGGGTTCTCAGCACAGCTCCCGCAAATCTTGAGGAAGTCAGGTGTAGATGTATTCGTGACGCATAAAGTCATGTGGAACGATACTAACGAGTTTCCCTACCACGCGTTCGTGTGGAGAGGTCTAGACGGATCTGAGGTTGCTACTCATATTCTAGTGCAGACGTATAACGGTGTCTTGAGGGTTGAGGAGCTTCAAGCCTTGTGGGACAAATACAAGCAGAAAGACGTTTTTCCTGTCGCGGTTCACGCTTACGGCTTCGGCGACGGCGGGGGAGGACCTACATTCACCATGCTTGAAAGGCTTAAACTACTCGAGAAGCTCAAGCTCGTCCCGGAGCTGGTCGTTGCGCCCAAAGAGGAGGAGTACATCTCAACCCTCACAAAATCTATGGGTAAGCTTCCCGTATGGGAGGGGGAAATCTACAACGAGTTTCACCGCGGAGTCTATACGACCAACCTACGCGTCAAGCAACTTGTAGCTAGGGCCGAAAACGAGGTGATGTGGAGTGATTATCTCTCAGCGTTAGCCTACCTTAGGGGCAAGAGGCTCCCGGGAAGTACACAGGCATACTGGAAGACCATACTGCGAAACCAGTTCCACGACGTTTTACCGGGCTCATCGTGTCGTGAAGCCTATGAGGAAGCCTATGGGGAGCTCGAGGATGCGTTGCAGGGGCTCAGTGATCTCTCCTCAAGTCTCGTCGAGTTGCTTGCCTCGGAAATACAGGCTCCCGCGGGAAGCATAGTGGTCTTCAACAGGCTTCCCTGGGAAGCCGCATACGTGGTAGAATTGCCCAGCTGTAAATACGAGTCGCCAAACCTTCTAGCGTGCCAGGAACTCGGAGGCACGGCTATTGCCGTTGTAAGAATCCCCTCGCTAGGGTACACCAGTTTGAGCCCTTCTCTAAAGCCCAGTGTTAGAGGAGAGGCTAGAGCCAGCCATAAGGATGGTAAAGTGATTCTTGAAAATGAGTATCTTGAAGTGGTTATAGGGCGTGAGGGGTTAGTCGAGTCAGTGATGCGGAAAGGAGATGAGTTTGGCTTTGTTAAACGGACTGAACTTTTAGTACACGTGGATAAGCCGGGGGTGTTCGACGCGTGGGACATCGAGAAGTCAGCGCTCCGACTGCCGCCTGATAGGCTCGAGCTGGTAGAGGGGCCAAAAATAATTATGAGTGGCCCTGCTGTTGCCTCGGCGACCTCCATCTTCAAGTACAATGGTTCCACTGTCAGGATAACGGTGAGCCTCTATTCGGGCCTGGAAATTGCTGAGTTAAAGTTTGTCTTCGACTGGGTTGAAAGGTCACGTCTCCTCAAACTATGGATTGAGGCCGGCGTGGAGACTGATACGGCTGTGTGCCACGTGCCCTTCGGAGCCGTAAAGAGGCCGACAAGGGCTGTAGAGAGGAGGACGGAGGCCATGTTCGAGGTTCCGGCACTGAACTGGGTCGACCTCAGCGACGGGTCAAGGGGCCTAGCTATTCTATCTGTTGATCGCCATGGCTACAGTTTTGACGGGAGCAGGGTTGGGGTCAGCCTGCTTAAAGCTGCCTCGATGCCGAACCCATGGTCAGACATGGGCATGCTTGAGACTAGAGTGTATCTTTACCCACACAAGTCTAACTACCATGAGGGAAGCGTCTACAGGAGAGCCTACGAGATCCTGGCCGGAGCAAAGAAAACTGTGAAAAATTCGGGAGACGGTAGCCTACCACCAAATGGTAGTCTGTTGACGGTGAAGGATCTGTTACTTGAAACATTGAAGGTCTCCGAGGCTGGCGACGGAGTAATATTAAGGCTGTATGATTTATCCGGGAAGGGTTCAAAGGGCTCTGTGATCTTCCCTGTCGTTGGAGACGTATATGAGACGGACATTGTTGAGCTACATAATAAGTTATTACGCGATAGGGTGTGTGAGTTTTTCATGGAGCTGAGGCCCTTCGAGATCAAGACGGTGAAGTTTGTACCTAGGCACGATTGA
- the csx1 gene encoding CRISPR-associated CARF protein Csx1 — translation MSSQVIAFAVWGNPAYWRLANYKSNSESVKSFSTLEILFQVEKPKKVILIVSDTLALEASDKITSYDDVVEKARSYAERYVCLHLDEFEIKVLPGVIRKNKGNAVYVFKADMDDFRSLALYEIYMQSIREDRPLELTLDISHGINYMPTLTYDSFREAAALYSVSRIQRTKIRVYQADPYPILQKEADEKRMRDKSNPCTPKSQDAHPPDVVYNLLLEENVYPWEVTRYIGFQKQKVKQTLNDVRNFPEHESIKSLIEELSLPLIGAYRLGAIVQLALLAKPALAAEGASASASGGSINPGQSDSCAPKANWSLKDIEVFLKRSIEEWRKGREPFEDGNEIIVESKNKFAPGFRALLQTHAILSGIKSLISTSELEMVTLTELKNLKKLYQGSKVVTHLLDREIEKLDFLKGKILEAWTPYYKYRKGVQSPVKKCDPIFKRDFIAHAGFHDEVIEVRKFNSEIQIRVKGGYWCCIKNILKEAVTT, via the coding sequence ATGTCCTCTCAAGTTATAGCTTTCGCCGTATGGGGCAACCCGGCTTATTGGAGACTGGCAAACTATAAAAGCAACAGCGAGAGCGTGAAAAGCTTCTCGACGCTTGAAATCCTTTTCCAGGTGGAAAAACCCAAGAAAGTGATCCTTATCGTTTCTGATACACTGGCCCTTGAAGCCTCCGATAAGATCACTAGTTACGACGACGTTGTCGAAAAAGCAAGGAGTTATGCGGAGAGATATGTTTGCTTACATCTTGATGAGTTTGAGATTAAAGTCTTGCCAGGAGTGATTAGGAAGAATAAAGGTAATGCAGTATACGTTTTCAAGGCAGACATGGACGATTTTAGAAGTCTTGCACTATACGAGATATACATGCAATCGATAAGAGAAGACCGTCCATTGGAGCTGACACTCGACATCAGCCACGGTATTAATTATATGCCGACCCTCACGTATGATTCCTTCAGAGAGGCTGCCGCACTTTATTCCGTATCGAGAATACAGAGAACAAAGATAAGGGTATACCAAGCGGATCCCTACCCTATACTCCAAAAAGAAGCGGACGAAAAACGAATGAGAGACAAATCCAACCCGTGTACTCCAAAATCACAAGACGCCCATCCTCCAGATGTAGTATACAACCTTTTACTCGAGGAGAATGTTTATCCCTGGGAGGTCACACGCTATATAGGCTTTCAAAAGCAAAAGGTAAAGCAAACCCTTAACGACGTAAGAAACTTTCCCGAGCATGAGTCAATAAAATCCCTTATCGAAGAGCTCTCCCTTCCACTCATTGGAGCATACAGGCTAGGAGCCATTGTCCAGCTTGCACTCCTCGCAAAGCCCGCTCTTGCAGCTGAGGGGGCTTCGGCTTCGGCCTCAGGGGGTTCTATAAACCCTGGTCAAAGCGACTCCTGTGCTCCCAAGGCCAACTGGAGTTTAAAGGATATCGAAGTCTTCCTAAAGAGATCCATAGAGGAGTGGCGTAAAGGTAGAGAGCCTTTCGAAGATGGCAATGAGATCATTGTCGAGAGCAAGAATAAGTTTGCTCCAGGATTCCGTGCACTACTCCAGACCCACGCAATCCTGTCAGGCATAAAAAGCCTGATTAGTACGTCGGAACTCGAGATGGTGACCCTCACAGAGCTTAAAAACCTGAAGAAACTATACCAGGGCTCGAAGGTTGTGACACATTTGCTTGACAGAGAGATTGAGAAGCTTGATTTTCTTAAGGGAAAGATACTGGAGGCCTGGACGCCTTATTACAAATACCGGAAGGGAGTTCAGAGCCCTGTGAAGAAATGCGACCCCATTTTCAAGCGAGACTTCATTGCTCACGCAGGATTCCACGATGAGGTTATAGAGGTACGTAAGTTTAACAGCGAAATTCAGATTCGAGTAAAAGGAGGCTATTGGTGTTGCATAAAGAATATCCTTAAGGAGGCCGTCACAACATAG
- a CDS encoding MDR/zinc-dependent alcohol dehydrogenase-like family protein produces the protein MKALILYGPGDLRLEDVKEPELPSGWALVKTEAVGICGTDKAFYKGTYPLFKKPLIPGHEVAGRVVSDGPLKGFRVVSEINFSCGKCEYCRRGLYTHCPYKKTLGIDFDGGFAEYFVAPLEALHRIDGLLDPVTATEVEPLAAVLNAFTQAPPKPTDNVAVIGTGNIALLTVHVLRWLGLEPVVVARSGSSKAHYFAEQGFRVLVDDEVFSYIREKTPEGLGFDVVVEASGSPEALDKAISLTRPRGVIHLKSTPGSQFKVGMTLAVVKELRIIGTRCGTFREFRRAIELLSKGVVKPAITKIFDGLDNAVKAFEASLRPEEFKVVVRNTS, from the coding sequence TTGAAGGCCCTCATACTATATGGTCCCGGCGACCTACGATTAGAAGACGTAAAGGAGCCCGAGCTCCCAAGCGGCTGGGCCCTCGTAAAGACTGAAGCCGTGGGTATTTGCGGCACTGACAAGGCATTTTACAAGGGGACATACCCCCTTTTCAAGAAGCCCTTAATACCTGGACATGAGGTAGCGGGAAGGGTGGTAAGCGACGGGCCTCTCAAAGGCTTCCGGGTTGTGAGCGAGATAAACTTCTCCTGTGGAAAGTGTGAATACTGTAGGCGTGGGCTATACACTCATTGTCCATATAAGAAGACGCTAGGCATAGACTTCGACGGGGGTTTCGCTGAATACTTCGTAGCCCCACTAGAGGCATTGCACCGGATCGACGGGCTCTTAGACCCGGTTACCGCGACCGAGGTTGAACCACTTGCAGCAGTACTAAACGCTTTCACGCAAGCCCCGCCTAAACCGACGGATAACGTCGCCGTAATTGGGACGGGTAACATCGCTCTTTTAACAGTACACGTTCTTCGATGGCTTGGCCTCGAGCCGGTAGTAGTTGCTAGAAGCGGGAGCTCTAAAGCACATTATTTCGCCGAGCAGGGCTTCAGAGTTCTCGTGGATGACGAGGTTTTCAGCTATATACGGGAGAAGACACCCGAGGGTTTAGGGTTCGACGTAGTAGTCGAGGCCAGTGGAAGCCCCGAGGCCTTAGACAAGGCTATAAGCCTCACGCGTCCAAGAGGCGTGATACACCTTAAGTCGACTCCTGGCTCACAGTTCAAGGTAGGCATGACCCTTGCCGTAGTAAAGGAGCTTAGAATAATTGGCACGAGATGTGGTACCTTTAGAGAGTTTCGGAGAGCCATAGAGCTTTTAAGCAAGGGGGTTGTCAAGCCAGCCATTACAAAGATCTTTGATGGATTAGATAATGCGGTAAAAGCTTTCGAGGCCTCTCTCAGGCCAGAGGAGTTTAAGGTGGTCGTGAGAAATACAAGCTGA